From Calothrix sp. PCC 6303, a single genomic window includes:
- a CDS encoding response regulator, whose amino-acid sequence MTVKDKIILLVEDNPDDEALAIRALKRNHISNEIVVAHDGVEALDFLFGTGIHAGRDISIKPTVILLDLKLPRVDGIEVLRRLREDERTKLLPIVILTTSSEEQDMLDSYSLGCNSYIRKPVDFIQFSDAIRQLGMYWLLMNEPPPS is encoded by the coding sequence GTGACAGTAAAAGACAAAATTATCCTTTTAGTTGAAGATAATCCTGATGACGAGGCTTTGGCAATCCGAGCTTTGAAGCGAAATCACATCAGTAATGAGATTGTCGTGGCACATGATGGAGTTGAAGCCCTTGATTTTCTGTTTGGGACTGGCATTCATGCTGGACGAGACATTAGTATTAAACCAACGGTGATTTTGCTCGATCTCAAATTACCTCGTGTTGATGGCATTGAGGTGCTACGTCGTTTACGAGAAGATGAGCGCACTAAACTTTTGCCGATCGTGATTCTTACCACTTCTAGTGAAGAACAAGATATGCTAGATAGTTATAGTTTAGGATGCAACAGTTACATCCGCAAACCTGTAGATTTTATTCAGTTTTCAGATGCGATTCGGCAATTGGGGATGTACTGGCTATTGATGAACGAACCACCACCAAGTTAA